AGCAAGGCATTGGCCCCGTTAATATCTAATTTCGAGCAGATATTGTAACGATGGGTTTCGACGGTGCGGATCGCGACGAACAGATCGGCAGCAATTTCACGGTTAGTTTTAGAATCCGAGATTAACAAAAGGACCTTCTTTTCGGTCTGGCTCAGCGAACCCAGCGCCCATACAGCATTGCTGTCGGTGTCATCGGATACGTTATCGAGTATAAGTTCATTCAAAGCGGGGCTGAGGTACAACTTCCCGGACATTACGGTGTGAATGCATCTAACGATCTCGTCCAAAGCAGAATCTTTAAGAACATAGCCCTTAACTCCAAGGGATTTGATCGAGCGAAGGATGGAGTTGTCCTTGTGCATCGTGAGGAAGATCAGGATGGCTCGCGAAGATCGTTCCTTCAATGCCCGGGCGGCCTCGATGCCGTCCATGATCGGCATATCAATGTCCAGTATGACCACATCTGGATCGGTAGTTCCGATAAGTTCAATAGCCGCCCAGCCGTTGTCGGCCTCTCCGACAAGCCTCAGGTTATCGGACTTCTCGATGATCGCCGCCAATCCCTGTCGAAAGATCGGATGGTCGTCTGCAATTAATACTGTGATCTCCTTTCGCATCTCAGAATCTTAGCTGTATGACTATTTTCGTGCCTTCCGACACTACCGAATCTATCGTAAGATCTCCCCGGAGCAGCTTAACCCGCTGCGATATCCCCTCCAAACCGAAACCCGACGCAGAATTCTTCTCAGATGGATGCTTCCGGGAAAACCCCTTTCCGAAATCCTGTATCATCATCGTCAGCAAACCATCTTGTCTAGTCACCAGTATTTTACCCCGAGGACTCTCAGAATGCTTAATAATATTACTCAGGCATTCCTGCACGATCCTGTAAACACTGATCTCCGCCTCCTCCGGAAAGATACCATCGATCTCGTCAATCCCTTGTTCGAAAACAACTCCAGTCGCCATTTGTGTCTGCTCTATTAGATTTCGGACCGCTTCTGTGAGGCCAAATCTCTTTAAGTTCTGCGGCGATAGATTCTTTACTATTGTCCGAGCTTCCTCCAGCGCGTCGGCAGCCGATTCTGAGATCTGTTTCAATCGTTTTTGCACCTCGTCCGGGTCGGAATTGGATTCGAGCCCTTGTTGTGCCCAGTTCTTGATGATCAGGAGGTCCTGGCCGAGTCCGTCATGAAGTTCAGTCGCAATTCGACTGCGTTCTATTTCATGGGCGACCAATAGCTGACGTGAAAATTCAGCCTCTTTTAATTTCTCTGCCTCGACCTGCTGCATCTTAAACCTGTAGAGGACAACCGCAACCATCACAAGAAAAAGAGCGGCTGCAACATTAAACCACCATGTCTGCCAAAAATACTTGGCGACATCGATGCTGAGGATCGCGGTATTTTCACTCCAGACCCCACTGGCGCTGACTGCCCGGACATGAAAGGTGTATTTGCCCGGAGCAAACCGCGAGAGAAATGGAT
This sequence is a window from Acidobacteriota bacterium. Protein-coding genes within it:
- a CDS encoding response regulator transcription factor → MRKEITVLIADDHPIFRQGLAAIIEKSDNLRLVGEADNGWAAIELIGTTDPDVVILDIDMPIMDGIEAARALKERSSRAILIFLTMHKDNSILRSIKSLGVKGYVLKDSALDEIVRCIHTVMSGKLYLSPALNELILDNVSDDTDSNAVWALGSLSQTEKKVLLLISDSKTNREIAADLFVAIRTVETHRYNICSKLDINGANALLKFAIRNKAKIESLFSN